In Synechococcus sp. KORDI-52, one genomic interval encodes:
- a CDS encoding helix-turn-helix domain-containing protein, with product MTPRRLSDSEKQDLVGRYKAGESTAALADSFGCSANTVSRTVKSMMPAEAYAALKASRLRGSAAAAHQVGPTKPIESEADSIKADDSSLALDDADDFGEDPDDELAEDEDNGSTETFTELVPLLGVGELSDRPLNQAQPFSVDLLPDSAYMLVDKVVELDARPLKEFPELGLLDDAEQERHGLCLFASPRAAKRQCGRSQRVIKVPDTAVFQRTSSYLLARGITRLVLDGTLIALDA from the coding sequence ATGACGCCGCGTCGTCTCAGCGACAGCGAAAAACAGGATCTGGTGGGTCGCTACAAGGCCGGCGAGTCAACAGCTGCTCTGGCCGATTCCTTTGGCTGCAGTGCCAACACCGTCAGCCGTACGGTGAAATCAATGATGCCCGCTGAGGCCTATGCGGCCTTGAAAGCCAGTCGCCTCAGGGGATCGGCTGCTGCTGCTCATCAGGTAGGACCCACCAAGCCGATTGAATCCGAAGCTGACTCCATCAAGGCTGATGACAGCAGCTTGGCCCTTGATGACGCTGATGACTTCGGCGAAGACCCTGATGATGAGCTCGCTGAAGACGAGGACAACGGCAGCACAGAAACCTTCACGGAGCTTGTCCCCTTGCTGGGCGTTGGTGAGCTCAGTGATCGTCCCCTGAATCAGGCGCAACCGTTCAGTGTCGACCTGCTGCCCGACAGCGCCTACATGCTTGTCGACAAGGTGGTTGAGCTGGATGCGCGCCCACTCAAGGAGTTTCCCGAGTTGGGACTCCTCGACGATGCCGAGCAGGAACGTCACGGGTTGTGCCTGTTTGCCAGCCCTCGCGCTGCAAAGCGCCAGTGCGGGCGGAGCCAGCGGGTGATCAAGGTTCCCGATACGGCTGTGTTTCAGCGCACCAGCAGCTACCTGTTGGCTCGAGGCATCACTCGCTTGGTGTTGGACGGAACGCTGATTGCGCTTGATGCCTGA